In Sphingobacterium zeae, one genomic interval encodes:
- a CDS encoding sprT domain-containing protein, producing the protein MQDYSATLRKYMPEEAAPIISKWINHTHCLFKISRSRSTKLGDYRAPYKGSPHRISVNHDLNSYSFLITTIHEFAHLQTWNKHQHRVKPHGTEWKNNFKELMRPFLELNIFPTDISQAIYRYMENPAASSCTDIHLFRTLKLYDTVKSSALTVESLEDGHFFKLKNGRSFQRIEKIRKRYKCMELTSKRMYLFHPIAEVFLLEQ; encoded by the coding sequence ATGCAAGATTATAGTGCTACACTAAGAAAATACATGCCCGAAGAAGCAGCTCCAATCATATCCAAGTGGATTAATCATACGCACTGTTTATTTAAGATCTCTCGTTCCAGGAGTACCAAGCTAGGAGATTACCGCGCTCCGTATAAAGGAAGCCCGCACCGTATCTCGGTTAACCATGACTTAAACTCTTATTCATTTTTGATTACGACGATTCACGAATTTGCACATTTACAAACATGGAATAAACATCAGCATCGTGTCAAACCACACGGTACGGAGTGGAAAAATAATTTTAAGGAACTAATGAGACCATTTCTTGAACTGAATATTTTCCCAACCGACATCAGCCAGGCGATTTACCGCTATATGGAAAACCCTGCAGCATCGAGCTGCACGGACATCCACCTGTTTCGTACCTTAAAGTTATATGACACCGTCAAAAGCAGCGCCCTTACGGTAGAATCCTTAGAGGATGGGCACTTCTTTAAATTAAAAAATGGGCGTTCATTTCAGCGTATTGAAAAGATAAGGAAACGTTATAAATGCATGGAATTGACCAGCAAGCGTATGTACCTATTCCATCCAATTGCGGAGGTATTTCTGTTGGAACAATGA